One segment of Palaemon carinicauda isolate YSFRI2023 chromosome 35, ASM3689809v2, whole genome shotgun sequence DNA contains the following:
- the LOC137627355 gene encoding uncharacterized protein, with protein MSFLDWTIGALAMKIEDCSTLQEDLALDWLGVLSCADKSIRDGCDELSSLFAFGTLKKRQLWCSFVSKGVASSQKSVLMFSPLDKDHLFPEEIMTKMLLALEKKSTNDLLAQSSKRIKPLTVATTTSVSPLQKKPFQGVGGRVSLILEEWSHRGAEPWVTQVLRFGYSIPFKDTPPLSNVPITLPAYSPGLGKFVALTREIDILIRKAVIEEINDRTSPGFYNRLFVVPKSSGGWRPVLDVSALNLFVQKTKFNMETARSVLESLHQGDWMVSLDMQEAYFHILIHQNSWKYLRFVFMDKIYQFRALCFGLSTAPQIFTRVLSPLGNWLHLLGIRVSLYLDDWLLRSSSESQCLKDLKRTLSLTHSLGLLINEEKSRLISSKDILYLGMTLNSRVFRVFLSPKRVQSCLEIVQDCLDRKSCSVNHWTSQLGTLTSVEVCQTRKAAHEAPAIFPESFMVQKDGLGNIPDSRRNQGRLSVVAFKTKTGRRSFPSSALPNPTVLFRRLRRRLGNPVGEERNIGEWSESQRSLHISVRELLAVFLGLQPFSHLVTGQVVAVHGDNSTALSYIRKQGGMRSFTLYNLAIDLLLWAEKYQVTLIPRFVHGKMNVLADGLSRRHQVLPLECTLDAKVCLDLWKLWGKPMIDLFATLKNNRLPLFSSPVPDPLARLVDAMLLDWSGLEAYVFPPFGLITQVLNKVTFHKNFSLTLIAPFWPRKEWFPDLIDLLVDFPRLLPLKKCLLRQPHFERLHQGLSALALTGYRLSGVSSERKVFRNELQKLSRTVDEFLLTDYISLNGECFEDGVDRLKSLLLKLL; from the exons ATGAGTTTCTTGGACTGGACGATTGGAGCTCTCGCTATGAAAATAGAAGATTGCTCTACTCTTCAGGAAGACCTGGCATTggactggcttggggttttgtcatgtgccGACAAATCAATTCGGGATGGTTGCGATGAACTGTCTTCTCTCTTTGCATTCgggactctcaagaaaagacaACTCTGGTGTTCGTTTGTTTCAAAAGGAGTCGCTTCATCTCAGAAGTCCGTCCTTATGTTTTCTCCTCTGgacaaggatcatctgtttccAGAAGAGATAATGACCAAGATGCTTTTGGCATTAGAGAAGAAGTCTACTAATGACTTGCTTGCACAGTCTTCCAAGCGGATTAAACCCTTGACTGTGGCGACTACCACCTCGGTTTCACCtttgcagaagaaaccctttcaAGGGG TAGGGGGCAGGGTGAGCCTTATTTTGGAGGAATGGAGTCACAGAGGGGCAGAGCCCTGGGTGACACAAGTTCTCCGGTTCGGTTACTCCATTCCTTTCAAAGACACTCCGCCTCTATCCAATGTTCCCATCACATTACCCGCCTACTCGCCAGGCTTGGGGAAGTTTGTAGCCTTAACTCGAGAAATAGACATTCTCATACGGAAGGCGGTAATAGAGGAGATAAATGACAGGACAtccccggggttttacaaccgtctgttTGTAGTCCCCAAGTCATCAGGGGGCTGGAGGCCCGTACTGGACGTAAGCGCTCTGAATTTgttcgtccagaagaccaaattcaatatggaaacgGCTCGTTCAGTGTTGGAATCCCTTCATCAAGGAGACTGGATGGTATCCCTGGACATGCAGGAGGCATATTTCCACATTCTGATCCATCAGAACTCCTGGAAATATCTTCGGTTTGTGTTCAtggacaagatctaccagtttcgGGCTCTTTGCTTCGGCCTTTCGACAGCACCGCAAATATTTACGCGAGTGTTGTCTCCTCTAGGAAATTGGTTACACCTCCTAGGCATCAGAGTGTCACtctacctagatgactggcttctCCGCTCCTCTTCAGAAAGTCAGTGTTTGAAGGATCTCAAGAGGACTCTTTCATTAACTCACTCGTTAGGCCTTCTTATAAACGAGGAGAAATCTCGGCTAATTTCTTCTAAGgacattctctatttggggatgactCTGAACTCTCGAGTCTTTCGCGTTTTTCTGTCACCAAAGAGAGTCCAGTCGTGTCTGGAGATAGTTCAGGATTGCCTGGACCGCAAGTCCTGTTCCGTCAACCATTGGACCAGTCAGTTAGGAACACTAACTTCGGTGGAAGTTTGTCAAACTCGGAAGGCTGCACATGAGGCCCCTGCAATTTTTCCTGAAAGCTTCATGGTGCAGAAAGACGGACTCGGCAATATTCCCGATTCCAGACGGAATCAAGGACGACTTAGTGTGGTAGCTTTCAAAACCAAGACTGGTAGAAGGTCTTTCCCTTCGTCCGCTCTACCCAACCCTACAGTTCTTTTCAGACGCCTCCGACGTAGGTTGGGGAACCCTGTTGGGGAAGAACGAAACATCGGGGAATGGTCGGAATCGCAGCGATCTCTTCATATCAGCGTGAGGGAGCTATTGGCAGTGTTCCTGGGACTTCAGCCATTCTCTCATCTCGTGACGGGACAAGTGGTAGCTGTCCACGGAGACAACTCAACGGCACTTTCCTAcatcaggaaacaagggggaaTGCGCTCCTTCACCCTTTACAACCTTGCAATAGATCTGCTTCTTTGGGCAGAGAAATATCAGGTTACATTGATCCCTCGATTTGTTCACGGGAAAATGAACGTGTTGGCAGACGGACTAAGTCGCCGTCATCAAGTACTGCCGTTGGAATGTACTCTCGATGCGAAGGTCTGCTTAGACCTGTGGAAACTTTGGGGAAAACCGatgatagatctcttcgcaaccttgaAGAACAATCGTCTTCCGCTGTTtagttccccagtcccggatcctctTGCACGGTTGGTCGATGCAATGTTACTAGACTGGTCGGGCCTGGAAGCGTACGTCTTTCCCCCGTTCGGCCTAATAACACAGGTGCTGAACAAAGTGACATTCCACAAAAATTTTTCTCTAACACTAATCGCTCCATTCTGGCCAAGAAAAGAATGGTTTCCTGATCTCATCGACTTGCTCGTAGACTTCCCCAGACTGCTTCCGTTAAAGAAATGTctactcagacaacctcacttcGAGAGACTCCACCAAGGATTATCCGCTCTGGCACTGACAGGATACAGACTGTCAGGAGTCTCGTCCGAGCGAAAGGTTTTTCGAAACGAGCTGCAGAAGCTATCGCGAACTGTAGACGAGTTTCTTCTAACAGACTATATCAGTCTAAATGGGGAGTGTTTCGAAGATGGTGTTGACAGACTAAAGTCTCTTCTTCTGAAACTTCTGTGA